In the genome of Drosophila pseudoobscura strain MV-25-SWS-2005 chromosome 3, UCI_Dpse_MV25, whole genome shotgun sequence, one region contains:
- the LOC4803784 gene encoding cytosol aminopeptidase-like, with translation MPAYRDLLLVRSASRLLTCKRAFREVSHCLRAYATKCKKPKGVVVGVYKRDSDKPPKTTENAVTLDDSVGGKVMQWIRERNMDGSPGKGLLFSGMDGDYQAIAVVGVGDYDAAFNEEEELDLGMENVRVAAGAGARALQMQGMREVHVDSMGYPEQAAEGASLAVWRFNMNKRKKNRTRTPKLEMYGKGDREAWTRGLFKAESQNLARRLSDTPANMMTPSVFAQAAVDALCPCGVTVEVRSMDWIEDMKLNSFMMIAKGSCEPPLLLECSYCGTAPEEKSVLLLGLGLTFNSGGLCLKKKTGMDQYRGAMAGAAVCVGVLRAASALSLPMNISAIIPLCEHMPSGMAVKCGDVVSLLNGITMGVKDVGKAPVVVMADPLLYGQAAHKPKMIIDIGTVAQGVNYALGGGATGLWTTSNFVHKQFRKAGGITGDRVWRFPLFKYYHQIVTKNITYDLSNAGRGPASSCLAAAILRSLVPCVDWAHLDNRGTGMLTTTNPLPYLLKNQMTGRPTRTVIQFLYQLACSES, from the coding sequence ATGCCAGCATATAGGGATCTACTTCTGGTGCGTTCGGCCAGCCGGCTGCTCACCTGCAAGCGAGCCTTCCGGGAGGTTTCGCACTGCCTTCGAGCCTATGCCACCAAGTGCAAGAAGCCCAAGGGCGTGGTTGTGGGTGTCTACAAGAGGGATTCGGACAAGCCGCCAAAGACCACGGAGAATGCCGTCACCCTGGACGACTCTGTGGGCGGTAAGGTAATGCAGTGGATCCGTGAACGAAACATGGACGGGAGCCCGGGCAAGGGCCTGCTGTTCAGCGGCATGGACGGCGATTACCAGGCCATTGCCGTCGTGGGTGTCGGGGACTACGATGCCGCCTtcaacgaggaggaggagttggATCTGGGCATGGAGAATGTCCGTGTGGCCGCCGGCGCTGGCGCCCGCGCCCTGCAGATGCAGGGAATGCGCGAGGTGCATGTGGATAGCATGGGTTATCCGGAGCAGGCCGCCGAGGGCGCCTCGCTGGCCGTTTGGCGCTTCAACATGAACAAGAGGAAGAAGAACCGAACGCGGACCCCCAAGCTGGAAATGTACGGTAAGGGGGACCGCGAGGCCTGGACCCGGGGCCTGTTCAAGGCCGAGTCCCAGAACCTGGCCCGTCGCCTGTCCGACACGCCGGCGAACATGATGACCCCGTCCGTGTTCGCCCAGGCCGCCGTCGATGCTCTGTGCCCCTGCGGCGTGACTGTGGAGGTGCGATCCATGGACTGGATTGAGGACATGAAGCTCAATTCCTTCATGATGATCGCCAAGGGCTCCTGCGAGCCGCCCCTGTTGCTCGAGTGCTCCTACTGCGGCACCGCTCCCGAAGAGAAGTCcgtgctgttgctgggcctgggcctgacCTTCAACAGCGGCGGGCTCTGCCTGAAGAAGAAGACGGGAATGGACCAGTACCGCGGCGCAATGGCTGGAGCTGCCGTATGTGTGGGCGTGCTCCGCGCCGCTTCCGCCCTCTCGCTGCCGATGAACATCTCGGCGATCATCCCACTCTGCGAGCACATGCCCTCCGGCATGGCGGTCAAGTGCGGCGATGTGGTGAGCCTGCTGAATGGCATCACCATGGGCGTCAAGGATGTGGGCAAGGCCCCTGTTGTGGTGATGGCCGATCCCCTGCTCTACGGCCAGGCCGCGCACAAGCCCAAAATGATCATCGACATAGGCACGGTGGCCCAAGGCGTAAACTACGCGCTCGGCGGAGGGGCTACTGGGCTCTGGACTACGTCGAACTTTGTCCACAAGCAGTTCCGCAAGGCTGGTGGAATCACTGGGGATCGCGTCTGGCGCTTCCCGCTCTTCAAGTACTACCACCAGATCGTCACCAAGAACATCACCTATGACCTGAGCAACGCCGGCCGTGGACCGGCCTCCTCCTGCCTGGCCGCCGCCATTCTTCGCAGCCTCGTCCCGTGCGTCGACTGGGCCCATCTGGACAACCGTGGAACAGGCATGCTCACCACAACCAACCCACTGCCCTACCTGTTGAAGAACCAGATGACCGGACGCCCCACTCGCACTGTCATCCAGTTCCTGTACCAGCTGGCCTGCTCCGAATCCTAG